The following is a genomic window from Fusarium verticillioides 7600 chromosome 5, whole genome shotgun sequence.
GCAAGGAGATAAACATAAAACTATCAGAGACGGAACAGCCTTGGGTCCGTACAGCCACTGTCATTGAGGCATCTGTTGAAAGAATGGGGTCAGAATTTGGTTCAGTTTCTGGCGGGTACATTGTCCTTCACGGGCCATTGATCAAGGCTCGTCTCTCTATGAACACGATCGATTTATCGAATCACCTCACGGAAAAACAGGCTTTAGAGTTCGTACCAGGCGGAAAGTTGCGATTTGTTCAAAACCAGGTTACAGTGCCAGGGGGTCCAACTGAGGCAACCATGGGAGCATATACACATTTGTCGGTGACCAGGGCTTTGCTCGATGATGTTATCCCAACTGTGCTGgctgaagaggttgtcgatATTTATGTTTCAGTCTTCTACTGCCGCTTTACTCGTGATGGAAGTCCTATTGGTGAAGCATTGGTCCTTGTTAGAGGcattgagaagggagagtTCCGTCGAATTGGCCAGGTCAGCATGACTGGAGAGACCATAGAGCCCTGGGCTGAGAATAGGGACTTTAGCAAGTTTGCGCCTCTTACAGACGAGGAAGAATTCCTCAGTGTGGGGGACCAACCTGGGATCTACAACTATCGAATTCTCTAGTCTACCATTAAAGAGTCTCATTAAGCAGTCTGATTAAGATTCATCGCCATCCCGTCCAGGCCATAAAAGCTTCCTGCGAATCACCGCTGAGATCATTCCATACAGAACAACGAACCACATAATCACGAGCAAGATTGTCATTACACTTGACACCCATTTAATCCCTTCACTTTGTAATTCCTCACCAATGTACGCCGTAGCTAGTGTGAAGCCGATATTCGGGAAGACAAAAGCCCACCAACTCATGCTGAACTTTAACTTCCATCTTAATGCAGAGGCGAGAACGGCAAAGAGGCTGAATCCAAGGAACCAGAAGCCGACACACCAGATCCATACACCAGTCCAAAGTGCCAGCACTCGAAGGATTTCGCTCGCCATTGGGTGTGTCGTAAAGTAGCCATAGCCTTCTGGAAGTGATCTCGACATACCAATGATGGCCACCGCTGTGTATCCGGCTGGGCCTACAGCAATGAACATGCCAGGCCgcattgctggtgctggaagACCATCCTGCATCAACCTGCCCAAATACAATGGATACATGAACAAAGATACTGTCCACCCAAGACCCTGGAAAGTCAGACCAGCTACTAGCATTGACATCCGATGTTCCGGGCTCTGAGAGGACATGAGAGCAGAAGCGAGAGTCCCAGTGAGCATTGCTGGGAATACTGGTAGAATCCATGCTGGTGTCATGGAATGAATAGGCAAATGAGCTCCGGTAAATAGGACGTAGAACTGGACTATAGCGGATAAGATCGAAAGGCCAGCATACAGCCAGAAACAGACTCGCAACGCAGTAGCTAGCCACGGGCCAGCAGCGGGGATTCCATATACGGTTGCATTCGCAATGATAGTAGCGAGGCTGAGTAGAGAGCACGGGAAGAAAAGACCCTCAGTGGGATGCATCAAGCTATTCCTCAGCGCATACGGCGTCTTCATGAAGCGGAAAACAAGACCGGATACGATGGTAACAAAAAGGACCAAAGTAAGGATAAAGTAGATCTTGCCGATGACCTGCAGACCTCGAAACTGATGTGGTGTTGAATGTAGTAATAGCGCAATACCGCCTGTGCTCATGACGAATGTGAACCATGCCCATGTTATGTGCTTGAGTCGTTCCACGATTCGAACGTTGGCAGTGGACTTGAAGTGTTTTTGCCCTGCTACTCGTGTATGGCCTTCTTTCCAATTATCATTGTCCATATCCTGGACGCGGCGTTTGAGGTCGAGACGGCCATCGCCGTCTGCAGAAAAAGACATTTTGAGGCCGATACACAGTGAGAAACCATGAAAGATGAAGGTTGGTGGAGGTTTCAGGTGAAAAAGGTCCACTGTTGGATCAAGGTCGTGACGAAAGTCTAACTTGGTGATGGGTCATCGTTAGTCATGATTAGGCCAGGGAGGCTGAGATGCGAGGTTCTTGATAAGCCGATTATCAAAACACCTCCAGTGAGATTTTAAGGGTATCGAGCGTCGATCAAGGGTTATTTAATGGCGTTGTACTAACGTTATCTGAGGTTGATTTGAATAGCGTGAGACAGCTCCTGCTGGAATGAGCGAATGGGACGATGTCAGCTCATGAGGAGCAGACATCCACCAGTCGCCAAGATAACACTCCATGTACTCTACAAATAAttgaagacaagacaatCTCCATTtgaccttttttttttttttttttttttttttttttttttttttaaataaGGAGCCGTTGAGTGTATCTGCATTCTAAAAGACATGATGTTGGATATTGTCCCCAGACATCATTCATACCTGGGTACTTAAATCATTAATTGAAGCTAGCTGATACTAACTATTGAGCCTGTAGTTGCGTCAGGTTTTCTAAAGAACCTGATACTGATAACGGAATCAAGCAAGTCCCTTGCTTTCATGACAATCCAAATGGGCTTAACACAAATGCAGGCTTCGTATAAATCTCATCCATTCTGTCTGTCAATCACACCCCCGTCAATACCCCCATTTCTTATTCTTCGAGCGAGGAAATCTGGGCATCAAGTCATCTTGGAGCAGGTGAACTTGATTCTCTGTCAGATCATCGAATGAAGCAAAGTCTCTAGTGTTGAGCACCACAGCAAAGTCGAAATACTCATTGCTCTCGACGTGGGTGCGGGCGCCTTCGAAGTCACCCCGACGAGAACCATTCTTTCGAAGCCCAATTCCGCTCACAGCTATAAAATTGTTAGTTTAGAGACAGCCAAAAGACATGAACTTAGTACTTACCATGGAACCCAGCAAACTTGGCAATGGTGCTGGCACTCGCTTTGAGAGAAAACGCAGCGCTGCATTCTTCCATAATAGCACCGTATCCCCGGTACACTGCAGCAACTGATCTATTTGACATCGGGCGCAGCGGATCTAATCCATTCAGGTGACTTTCCTGGATAGTACGATCATGCCAGTGTTCGTATGGCGAAGTCTTGTACAGCTCTATACCCAAGCTTCGAAAGATATTCTTTGTTGAAGTCTACTGAGATATCCTCGCTAGCTTCACGTCGGTCATATCCTCCCTTATGTTCGAGCAGATGTTTGACAGAGATACTCATGGCCCGCTCGTCCTTTGCGGAATAGCCTATTCGCTTATAGACCTTTGTCCGAATGGAGAGTTTGCCGCGCTTTATGAGGtggtcaatggcagcagcagtgaaCACCTTACTCACGCCTGGCAAGAAAGGTATCGTTAGTTGCAACAGTCTCACGGTCATCTTCGGCCCATGTATAGGCGCGCTCAGCCATGATTACACCCTTCGATGTTATAGCCACTTGTGCTTGCCTGAGACCATTTGTCTTCATGAACTTCTCCATGATCGAGTCCAGTGATTTATGCTTCCTTAGGAACTTGGTTTCTTGCTCTGTGGCGTACAAGCGACAAGTCTGTCGTTGTTCCTCTGTGACTACCAGTGATGAGTCCTTGGTTCTAGAAGTTCTTGAAAGATGACGTTGTAAAACCCCTCGCCCTCATATACGCCGCTTTTTATATATCCGCCAGGGTCAAACACCTGATGTCTGTCCATTGATAGTCGCCTCGAGGGCTACTTCATTCAGGTGTGTGTCGCTGTACCAATCCCCAACACTCGTTTCAATGAAGATTCCAGCGATATCGAGATCGTTAGACATAAAGAGCTTCTTGGGACGCCAGAAAGGCTACGTTATCTTACTGGCGAAGACATGTTGGAAATACTCCTCTTTTAGGTCGGCGTGCAGAGCGACAATCTCATTTCCACGATTCTCGTGACGCAGAATGCAATATGTTCGGTCGTTAGGCGTGCTGTACGAACTGAATTCTTATGTCCTCATTCTGAACACCGATTCTGTTCTCTCAAGAAACGGCTCCCAGTTCTTAATACCATCCTCAAGTGTCCAGACCATTTTGTTTGGctttctgtcttcttccataaCGCCAGCAAAGATAGCCCCCTCTCTAGTACCAGTGACCGTAACATGGGTTACAATGTACCTTTTCTTTCGTTGCTTTTGGACCCATGAATTGAAGACCG
Proteins encoded in this region:
- a CDS encoding beta-lactamase gives rise to the protein MEKFMKTNGLRQAQVAITSKGVIMAERAYTWAEDDRVSKVFTAAAIDHLIKRGKLSIRTKVYKRIGYSAKDERAMSISVKHLLEHKGGYDRREASEDISVDFNKEYLSKLGYRAVQDFAIRTLA